From a region of the Lactuca sativa cultivar Salinas chromosome 4, Lsat_Salinas_v11, whole genome shotgun sequence genome:
- the LOC111883102 gene encoding protein WVD2-like 7, whose product MGESTCLMHSLPEPNNHGNHVHVLGDSVSFGRFTSESLAWEKWSTFSHKRYVEEAKSYAQPGSVAQKKAFFEAHYKKVAAQKAAAAAAALLEQEKNAIATTTSSPKPHDYSQTSLVNIHIPQPPLLNTVKIVKEEQPLNLVESGTEKVVVDVGLKKKDLVNRIENLEDHVSVSEDSRTSQMDRPLLKSKSNTDQEVLQPRMRRKPATPSFRSTLVNKKQAKIPPSPSKYVAFMNPRKENNIITPKSKNSISTTMDSVDKKRIAPRSLYTLMNSGSVKESQSCKLNSQNVQKNETKKPVPSAHSTPKRYPTPARTPSKVKSGVNKQPLATPSVKRRVETQTPSAVGSKTPSQKWHIFSAVSKSLNAYRNKLQSPTVSSPFTLRTEERAARRKQKLEEKFNEKEAQKVQLQTSLKEKAETEFRRLRQTFCFKARPLPSFYNNERETPKSMIKRTPQAQGNLNLRSVNVTPTRKPPTTTMVSSQPCSIKKSSRRLWKNNNDQNPINHPLSELARRISHENMSPNIQ is encoded by the exons ATGGGAGAATCGACATGTCTCATGCATTCTCTACCTGAACCCAACAACCAT GGGAACCATGTACATGTTCTTGGAGATTCAGTCTCTTTTGGGAGGTTCACATCAGAGTCATTAGCTTGGGAAAAATGGTCAACATTTTCTCATAAACGGTATGTTGAAGAAGCCAAGAGTTATGCCCAACCTGGATCAGTTGCCCAAAAGAAAGCTTTCTTTGAAGCTCATTACAAGAAAGTGGCTGCTCAAAAAGCTGCTGCAGCCGCTGCTGCATTGCTTGAGCAAGAAAAAAACGCCATCGCCACCACCACCAGCAGCCCCAAACCCCATGATTATTCACAAACATCGTTGGTGAACATTCATATACCACAACCACCATTGTTAAACACAGTGAAAATTGTCAAAGAAGAACAACCTCTCAATCTTGTTGAATCGGGAACTGAAAAGGTTGTAGTAGATGTGGGTTTGAAGAAGAAAGATTTGGTAAACAGGATTGAGAATCTTGAAGATCATGTTTCTGTTTCAGAGGATAGTAGAACATCTCAAATGGACAGACCTTTGTTGAag TCAAAGTCGAACACAGATCAGGAGGTTTTACAACCAAGAATGAGGAGAAAACCAGCTACACCTTCTTTCAGGTCAACATTAGTCAACAAGAAACAAGCTAAAATCCCACCTTCACCATCAAAGTATGTTGCTTTTATGAATCCCAGAaaagaaaacaacatcatcactccaaaatccaaaaattccATTTCCACTACAATGGATTCTGTAGATAAAAAGAGAATAGCTCCAAGATCTTTATACACGTTAATGAATTCTGGTTCTGTTAAAGAATCACAATCATGCAAATTAAACTCTCAAAATGTTCAAAAGAATGAAACCAAAAAACCTGTTCCTAGTGCTCATTCCACACCCAAACGCTATCCAACACCTGCAAGGACTCCTTCCaag GTTAAAAGTGGGGTGAATAAGCAACCTTTGGCAACACCTTCCGTAAAAAGAAG GGTGGAAACACAAACGCCTTCAGCTGTTGGAAGCAAAACTCCGAGTCAAAAATGGCACATTTTCTCAGCTGT TTCAAAGTCACTGAATGCTTATAGAAACAAGTTGCAATCACCAACTGTATCTTCTCCTTTTACTTTGAGAACAGAGGAAAGAGCTGCACGAAGAAAACAG AAGCTTGAAGAGAAGTTTAATGAAAAAGAAGCGCAGAAAGTGCAGCTGCAAACATCATTAAAG GAGAAAGCAGAGACAGAATTTAGAAGACTTCGTCAAACTTTCTGCTTTAAAGCTCGGCCATTACCCAGTTTTTATAATAATGAAAGAGAAACACCAAAGAGCATGATCAAAAGG ACTCCACAAGCACAAGGGAATTTGAATTTGAGGTCAGTAAATGTAACGCCTACAAGAAAACCTCCGACAACAACAATGGTATCATCACAACCGTGTTCCATCAAGAAATC